A window of the Scylla paramamosain isolate STU-SP2022 chromosome 34, ASM3559412v1, whole genome shotgun sequence genome harbors these coding sequences:
- the LOC135090052 gene encoding serum amyloid A-5 protein-like: MRIFTLVLGVLVATAVVNAAPGNPWDFVKGAVQGTGDMVRAYKDMRRANWRNSDRYFHARGNHDAASRGAGGRWAARVISNARETVDRLRGGSAADSARDQEANRWGRNGGNPNRYRPRGLPSQY, from the exons atgaggatTTTCACATTGGTCTTGGGTGTGCTGGTGGCGACGGCAGTAGTGAACGCGGCTCCCGGCAATCCCTGGGACTTCGTAAAGGGTGCCGTCCAGGGGACAGGAGATATGGTACGAGCTTACAA GGACATGAGAAGAGCCAACTGGAGGAATTCAGATCGTTACTTCCACGCACGAGGGAACCATGACGCCGCCAGCAGGGGAGCTGGAGGACGATGGGCAGCCAGGGTTATTAG CAACGCCAGGGAGACTGTAGATCGTTTGAGAGGAGGAAGCGCTGCCGACTCTGCCCGTGACCAGGAGGCCAACAGGTGGGGCAGGAATGGTGGGAATCCTAATCGCTACCGTCCAAGAGGACTTCCATCACAATATTAG